The Phycodurus eques isolate BA_2022a chromosome 5, UOR_Pequ_1.1, whole genome shotgun sequence DNA segment ctTATCTGTATCACAGCCAGGGCCAGTTCGAGGAATGCATAATTGAGGGCCGGCAGAAAGTTGAAGGGGGCATCATGTAACAGCATATTTTAGTATTTACTATCATGATTTATTATGCCACGAACTTAGCAATTGATATACAGAATCTTTCACTACTTTGACATCATGTCAAACACTAATAACAGACTCAGTTATAGCAGATAATGGATATTATTAACAGGGCACTTGCACGTGGACTGGTGGGTTGCTGCTCACTTGTCAGCAAAGCACACAGGCAAAATTATGTtgctattatattatatatgatTTTATTATCTGAATACACAACTATCTTCCACCAATTGGAAGGCTCCTTGATCCCGATGAGGACAAGTGAAATCCCATTAATACATTCCAGccctttccccccccaaaacaaacaataagattttttgttacatttttaatcaagaaaaataaCATTGCTTTATTGTAAAGTATataaatcaaaatataaaacataataaaagagactgtaaagaaatacactggttttataaagtgtaattaagcagcacatattcattcatgtgcttgtgtgcctttaaggggcgtggcctagtgagtgacgtcGGATCGCTTGACTGTTAGCATCTGCGCCATGCTCATTgcgattattttaattttgtaattgtatGTTCGACTTTCCCATTCAGTACATGGCGGAAAGTGcatcagtgtttttgtttttgtttgtttgtttgtttgtgttttttaaaagatgaagctcacttgtaagtcaagacGAGGTATGGCTCATacctaaaaaaagaaacctcttaagttggggcactcgtaattcaaagtaccactgtacttttcAGCTTTTTACAAAATAGGCTTACTACTTTTTTTCAAGCTCTACTGATGCCAACACAGCGTAATACAGATGTTTTGAATGAGAGGTAAGGTTAACCACAGTTGAGCTCTTGATTGAGATCTTTGGGGTTTTTTTAGATGGAAAAAAAGGGACAACAGTGACATGGAGGAatgtgaaccagggagcattaacgaGGATGACAAAGCAGATTCGGAGAAAGAAGCTAGaccccatccatggccttatttaagagaatcgTTTGACATTTCTGGCTCCAAGGATGATTTGTGGCGAATGTGTTGTTTcgtgccagcctaaaaaaaaattctgccagTCAAAAATTGTCGgtctaatctaaaaaaataataatttaaaaaaatgtacgaGTTAACTACTAAggtattttttcaattattatcattacctaatttattatttttttgttattcagtTCATAATGTTCGGAGTTATGGGGACATGTTATTTTGATAGCTTAAACTTCTAATCAATGCTAGATACCTCTTCAACAACAACATACGAaggaacattatttatttttttagtatggAAATTAGTAGTTCTATTTTTACCAGTCTTGTTTTACACCAGTATCTGTGCTTCTGAAGCGTGAGAACATTTGCCCTCTCTGTCCCAGGTGAACGCCCACGTGGTCACAGAGAGTTACCGCGGGGTGCCTGCGGCCTCCATGGAGGGGGTGCAGGAATACGCCCGTGGGATGTCCGAGGGCTGGATACAGACCTTCGAGATGTACCAGCAGAAGGTGGAGGAAATGGAGCGGGCCATCCAGGAGGACCAGGCCATGCTGGGCGACCTGCAGAGGGAGAAGATGATGCACATTTCCGAGTTGGACAAATTACGCACGGATGCAGAGAAACAAGGGCAGCTCCAAATGCGTCTGGAGGAGCAACTTCTACACATGCAGGAGAAGTTCAGTCGGGACATGGATGAATACCAAGTGAGGTCACTAcgttaggtacacctgtacaatCCTGTACAATGTAACGGAACTGAATACTGAACACAACGTGGAAACATTCCCCATGCATGGTGGAAAACAAATATGTGAATCCTTAGGCCCATGAGTTCACCATGAGCTAATCTGGAACCAGCCAACCTAGAGCTCAACCAATATGACAAGATTGGAGGTTAAGCTGCCCTGCCtgataaaaaaacacacaccagcaAACACAATTTGCTATTCTCAAGAAGCATCGCTCAATGTGAACAATGCCTTACGCAAAAAAGCTCTcagaatacataaaataaaaggcttGTTAACATAAATGAAGCtggaaagggtaaaaaaaaaaaaaaaaaaaaaggatttctaAAAGTTAATTAGTCCACTGTAAAACAGATTTACTGTAAAGAGAGGgcttcacatactttttttgcaaatgtatatatgtacagtacataaatgCATTTATATAACCTTTGCGTAGCTCTCAGAAGATTGTGCTAAATAAATAGCATGTATTGGTAtactgttaatgtttttttttgtttgtttgtttttcgctGGAACATTGAAAATATACTCAAAACTCCAGCCACTTTAAAATTAGATACTGTCTTTAAATGCAGTGACTTGAAGTTTCTGTTTGTCCTCACAGCTGATATAAACATGTAGCTTCATCATGGCGTGCAAACCCTGAAGGCTCGGCCAACTTGAGGGCGTGTCCCCTCGCTGGCCACTTAAGCCACTTAGCTGTGAGACTGAAAAATCCCTATTAGGTTAGGCTCTTAAAGATAAAGCCCCACAAGCAGGACAatcaaatgaccaaaaaaaaaaaaaaagacagaaaagaagTGAAAAACGATACATGGATATCTCCTTTATATTTTACGCCATCTCAAAGCTTGAGAGCAACATTTGAATAAGTTCAGTTCCGTTTGGTCGTGGCTGACGTATTTCTTTCTGGCAGCAGGaaaaatcaaatacatacaaaaagccaaaggaaaAGCAACACACCTTGGCTCAATCCTGCAGTTAGTCCttagatttaatattttatgttgTTCTGTCCAGATTATTATCGACCAGCTGGAACGGGAGAGGAACGGCATGGCCGAGGCCATCGCGCAGAGGGTACAGGACCATCAGCATCTGCTGCGGGTCAAGATGGACATGGGCATGGAGGTGGCGGCTTATAGGTGACAAGCCCTCATAATGCAACTGTCGGGGAAGATAATATTTTGGGGTTACATGatgaaataaagtattttatcaTATGTCAAACCCATGAAGGATCACTATATTAGTATTCATCCAATTCCCGTCAGTGTCTTTGCATGGACATTTGTTTTCTAGTGCATCCTCAACTGGATTTACATTGCAGGTCCAAGCGCCCATTTTCGATTTAATGCctaattccgtttttttttctttttttgactttCTATTTCCAtgcacatttcaagtgacacaatatCACATATGGTGTGTTGTCTCTGACgaaacacatgaaacaacccgGATATGCAGACATCCAAATTCAAGTGTTAAGAATGAGCAGTgaaaaaatccattcatccattttctgagccgcttctcctcactagggtcgcgggcgtgccggagcctatcccagctatcatcgggcaggaggcggggtacaccctgaactggttgccagccaatcacaaggcacatacatacaaacaaacaaccattcacactcacattcacacctacgggcaatttagagtcaccaattcatgcatgtttttttgggatgtgggagtaaaccggagtgcccggagaaaacccacgcaggcacggggagaacatgcaaactccacacaggtggggccggggattgaaccccggtcctcagaactgtatcGGGGCTTACTACATTTTTTTCAAGCTCTACTGATGCCACACAGCGTAATACAGATCTTTAGAATGAGAGGTAAAGTTAACCACAGTTGAGCTCTTGATTGAGATCTTCTCATCCatccaaatggatggatggatggatgtttatttatttatttaaatactcTTTACGCTGCTATGATGCATATCCCAATTGTATCACTTGAAACATGCAATGTAGATCTGGCCCTAGTCTATCAGAAGGTGGAATAGGCCAAATGTTTTGGAGGTGGCACTGTCAAGAGTTAGCATTTGCATAGGAATTTAAAGGGAAGTATAGAGAGTCCCGCATTGTAGCTGTTATTTTTAGCTCAGTCTGTTGGGAAGCATTCTCAGGGAGAGCTTCTTTCTGTCATTTgctcttggggactgggatgatggtggagtctTTGAGGCAGGCCCAGGAATGAAGATTAAGAAGATTACAAAGTGGTATTAATTAGATTACAGCGAttggatagtttttttttttttttctgtaataagCATTGCCGTATATAGTCAGAGCTTGAGTACACAGTGTTTTCAAACCCTTTTTCGCGTTAGAAGTTCAAGATGGGAGACCTGGATGACGTACAACACCTTGTACGGTATTTATCTTTACTCGCTTATTTTCCTACAAGAAAAATTATGATCTGCGGAATTAAGTGGGTATGcaatttttgtttgctttgtcttgaaaaagtattgagtGTTTCCTTCTTGGAATCACTGTTTATTGCTATTCTGAATCACCTATTTGGGGCCTTAATATGCCCCCCTAAACTCACTCAGTAGCACTCCCTGGaaagtttgggggaaaaaatgccccGAATAACAGTTTACCCCGATCAACACAAAATTGGTTGGACATAACAGcacgcatgaaaaagtctcaaggacccatgcctgaaattgaacaggaagtcagccactTTTGGTTTGAACTAGCCATTTTGGGAGAATTTCAGGGTTCTTACTGAGAAACCCATAGTAGGGAATTCATCCAAATGAGCCAGAATTAGAAGAAGATATCCCAGACATGGATGCCACTACTTTGCAAAGGTTTTTTGCCTACGCCATTGAATGTGGGCAGATTTCAGGGATTTGCCATTAAAAAGGGTTGTATGTTGCGAGGGTTTGTTCATTGCTGCTTGTAGCTTTAACTATCGTTGTGTTTGTCTAGAGCGCTCTTGGAGGGTGAGCGAGTTGGGCTTCAAGACGCTCACAGAAGGATGAATGAACACCAGAGGGAACGGCTCATAGGTAAATGTCTGAACGTATTGTTGTAATTTcccaattacaaccccaattcgaatgaagttgggacattttgttaaacaaataaaaacagaatacaatgatttgcaaatcatgttcagcctatatttaattgaatacactgtaaagacaagatatttaatgttcaaactgataaacttgattgtttttagcaaataatcattaacttttaatgttatggctgcaacacgttccaaaaaagctgggagagggtcatgtttacccctGTGTTACCTCACCTTTTCTCttagcaacattcaataaacgtttgggaactgaggacactaattgttgaagctttgtaggtggaattctttcccattcttgcttgatgtacagcttcagctgttcaacagtccggagtctccgttgtcgtattttacgcttcataacgcgccacacattttcaatgggagacaggtctggactgcaggcaggccagtctagtatccgcactcttttactacgaagccacgctgttgtaacacatgcagaatgtggtttggcattgtcttgctgaaataagcaggggcgtcaatgaaaaagacgttgcttggatggcagcatatgtttctccaaaacctgtatgtacctttcagcattaatggtgccttcacagatgtgtaagttacccatgccattggcactaacacagccccataccatcacagatgctggcttttgaactttgcgtccgtaacagtccggatggttcttttcctctttggcccgcaggacacgacgtccacaatttccaaaaacaatttgaaaagtggactcgtcggacaacagaacacttttccactttgcatcagtccatcttagatgagcttgtgcccagagaagccggcggcgtttctgggtgttgttgatcaatggcttttgctttgcatagtagagtttcaagttgcacttacggatgtagcgccgaactgtatttactgacattggttttatgaagtgttccggagcccatgtggtgatatcctatacacattgatgtcagtttttgatgcagtgccgcctgagggctcgaaggtcacgggtattcaatgttggttttcggccttgccgcttacatgcagtgatttctccagattctctgaaccttttgatgatacaTTGCTCAACtatctcagtcttttttgccacctgttccagTTTATAAATgaaaagttaattattatttgctaaaaacaatacagtttatcagtttgaacattaaatagctttgtagtgtattcaattaaatataggttgaacatgatttgcaaatcattgtattctgtttttatttatgtttaacacaacgtcccaacttcattggaattggggttgtatatacatTATGTATAGTTGTATATACATtaggaataaaaataattcattaattatCTCAGATATCAAGATACCTGGCCAACCCTACACTCCGAGAACTTCCACCGCAACCAGAAAGCGTATGGACATCAGGTTCACACCTTCAGTTTCTAACATGAGAAGATCTCCCGCAGCTTCCTCAGGGTCCAGTAGTCCCTCCAGGGCCATTCCAATTTCAGTTGCGAGCAGGGCTCAGCATCAGAGTCCAGTCTCCAGAAGGGACATGGTCTCATTCACCAAAGCCCGGGCCGCCACTTCTACCACTGTTCCCAAAGATAAAGAAGTAGTTGAGAGTGAGAGACAAAGCCCAAAGTTACAGAAAACTAAGACAATCAAACATGACTCGCAGGAAGAGACCCAAACCAGTTCCATCAAGTCCTCTGCTGCGACCACATCAGGTATAATGCTGTCACCACCCAGGAGGAACCTCAACACAAAACCAGAGATGGAAAGCAGCATGAAAGGAGAGGATGACCCAGCTATAGGAAAGCTACATGAAAGTGAGTCTAAGGATGAAGGCAAAAGCAAGTCCCTGACTGAGTCAAGTGAGAGAAAGGCTTTAAATAGTGTGTCTGTTGAGGAGATTATTGAAAAGGTGATAAAACCAGCTGGTTTGGAAGCCAAGGTTTGCTCCTCTGGAGAATCAAAGATTACCTATCATGTAGAGAAAACTGAACAGGGAGATGGCTCAATGAAAACACAAATTGTCTTGCAGTCTAAGGTGGAGGAGGAAGTGGACGTTTCAGAAGACTCCGCCCTGGATCAGCTGCTGAGCCAAGGGGTGAAGAAGGTCTCCCTGGAGGACATTGACGACACAGAGACAGGAAGCATGATCAGGAACCTTCTTAGTGGCCTGCAGGGCGAAGTGACTCTGCAGAATAAGTCTGTCAATGTGGAGATTATTGAGCAGCCGGTGGAGTCTTACGATGAAGAAGTTAATGAGAAGTCCAGATCTTATTTTAATGAATCCTCCACATATTTCCAAATTGAGGAGATGGAAGAAGACCAAGGTACTCAAGTTGAGAAGAGCGGTGATGATGCCATGAAAAGGTCCCATTGTGGATCTTTTCAGGTTCAGGAGGAGAGTGAGTCTTTATATTTCACCCAGGACCAAGAGCCCGCTGAGTATTTTGTCTCCACACCAGATGATAATCTCTCTGAACCTGAGGAGGGTTGCGGCATAACCTCATACGGTCATtatggcatggtggacgacttgtCCGATGAGAGGTATTATCAAGATGACAGACTTCCACAAACTGGAACCGTCCGTGAGGAAAACGAATACAGGTTTATGTCAGATCGGTCCTTTCTCAAAGAGAGCATTCCTGAGTGCATAATTGAAGAGGAGATCCGTGTTTCCCCCATAGTGCAGGAGTCAATGCTTGAGTTACTGCGAGAGGACTCATGCGAGCCCAAAGAGCAGCTGCGGGGAGCTTTGGAAAAATTACAAGACTCCGTGTCAGGCCCACTGAAGGCGGAGTTGGCTTTCTTCACTAAATTAAGCAGTGAAAATCCACAGAATGTGGCAGTCGACATCAAGAAAGTGCAGCAGTCGAGTGACAGCGGAACCACCACCATTGTTGCGGAGCTGAACGTCTCTCAAACACTGGAGGACTCTGGGCTGCTGGATGATGACAATTTATCGGAGGAGCAGATCATGGCTGCGCTGAGTTCTTCCAACTTGGGGAGTGCCTTGGAGGGAAGAGCTGGAGAAGGATACAGCTTCAGGATCTCAAAAGAACAGCATGTTGTGCTCAGCGAGGACTTGGACTTTGCGAGAGAAGGCGAGTCTTCGTCCCTTGTCAAACTGGGGCCGCCTGAGAGGTCGTTTGCCACAGCACAGGAGGCACACTGCAGCCATACTGACAGTAGCTCAGATCAAGAGTGAATGAAACAATGTCATGGGAAATTTAAAAGTCCTTAAGAATATTGATTTTTACCAAAGAATACATTGATTGCAACAGCAAGGTTAGATTCACTGCATAGTGTTAGTTTCAGACACTACAGCTCTTGAATGATAGTACCCTTGTAGGAATTTGACATCTGTCCATAGTTGCCACATGGAGCTATTTTATCAGTGGTCACAGTTCTAGGATAATCTCTTTTACAGTGTTTCAgggattatttttcaaatttcaaattgagaACTCTATTgcttttaatgacaaaatgacCTGAGAAGTAGCTGAGATAAAAACATCAGATTGATAGATGTATGGTCAGCTCTCTTTGGAATTTTCATCCACGACTAATTTAGAAAAGATCCCTGTGGACATAATATGAGTGTTCAGTGGTCACTTTCCATACTGTCCTGATTTCTATCAACACTATTGATTTTCTGTGATCTTCCATCTTATATTGTCGATATACTGTTGCTAGGATCTTAACTGTAGATttgataataaatacataaaaagtgaGGCAATTTATTCCCTCACTGCGGATCAGTGGGTGATTTGTGAGGACTATAAGCTactgtcaatcaaaaaacaTTTAGGGATATATTAGGTAAAAATTGACCACTTAATTGCTAGCAAACCAATAATTGGGTCCCTGGACTGCCTGCCCAAGTAAATACTTTGTGAGCTGcctatttcccaaaatgtgtttgtgagcaAGCCCTttcgttttgtgtgtttgtgtatgtgtccgCCACATTCACAGATCagcacactaattgacaagtttAATTTGGCGGCCTGATTATGATGTGCTGCCTCGATGAGTGAAAATGCAAGTCATGGTTTTATCTTCTTTACTTTTAGACTCCCAGGTCAACAAGTAGCCACTCTCTGACTCTACGAAAGCCATTCACTTGTTGGCAGACCCCGCAATTGATTGACCCACGTGAGCAGTGCCAGGATAATTTTAGCGAGTCTAGTGATAAAGGGTGTAAAGTGTAATATAATAACATTACACTTTGATTGTGGTATTTTGAGAAAAGCATATCATAATCATGTTATTAAGACCCCTAAAATTGTCTTAAATTGTGAAAGAAATACTGTAATGCATAATATGGCTCCTTTAACACTGAACGCATGTGTTGTATATCACTGCACTGATAACTGTTACCACATAGATGAACGATACCtactaatacaaatattttcccagaatggtattttctattttagctttttttttttttttttacagtagttAAAAGTAATGGTGTATATTTCAGgtgatggttaaaaaaaaaaaaaaaaaaagacacacacacagctgattTGTGTCTGTATGCTTTTGGTTGTCACTATTTATGTCCTAACCCTTTTCTCTGCAGGTTTAATATGTTGGTTGTGCCATACACAGCACTCCGTCACTCAACTTTCACAGCGTTGTGTGCCAGGTTGTATGGGTTGTGTggcagtggtgtgtgtgtgtgtgtttggggggggggttacctGTTGGGGGGGTtgtgaggtgctgtgtgtagtaTTTGCAGGTTTTTAGATTATATGCTTATATAGAGATGGATGGAACAGTTTTCCTTTGATTTATCTTCATCAAGAAATGTAACTAATTcagaatgggggaaaaaaagccattgAGTCATTAAGAAGAAATGGTGGTGGTGTCTGGACACTTCACTTGAAACTGTGCTATCTGTTCTCTGTTGGCTGGAAGGATCCTTACataagagtgtgtgtgttcattacAGCTAACTATTTTTGTATCAGCTTAGCAGCACTGACAAGGTTCACAAGGTTTTGTTGTGTCATGTACATCCTGAAAGGTCAGGAAATGTTCAAGAAATTGAATATTTTGggtttgtttgatgtttttaaattgacagatgCAGCATATTTTAACATGATTGTAATCAGTGCTTTAAAATGGGTTGTTTATATTATACAGGAGCTTCCgttaatcaaaacaaaatatacatcaGAAGGATTCTTTATTGATGTCCTTCATACCATTTCAACATAAAGAAAATCCACATTTAAGGGCTGTTTAATGATCCCATTTTAACAACGCATGTCTCATGTTGACATAATGAACGTTCCTTTTGGTGATTAAGATCATTATTTACTTAATCCACATTTCcacttaataaaaaaatactgtggTATGTTTTctgagtgtttgtgtgcatttttatttttacaggtcACTTCAACCAATACGTTTTGACTTAACAAGTATTAACCAGAGAACTCAACGTACAATGGTATTTGTTGGTGTTGCCTATCTGGGTGGTCGCTTTGGTAACACGCTCTCAAGTGCTGTCCTTGTGTGTGTACCAAAAAAACCTAAacattttgcacgttcaataacaacaagccgtggttcactgccaaacttcgcCAACTTTGCCAGGCTGGATCCATAGGCATCCGATGGGGTGGGATCCATGGGCATCCGATGGGTATCCAGGCGAATGCCCAGGCTTCGCCAGGATGCCCATCGGAGTGGGGACTGAGCCCTGTACAATCAGaccagaaaccagctgacatAAGAAATCAACATTgtagagaaattatgcagaaaagctggaAAACCATTTTGGTGCTAATGACTGCGTAAATTTGGCAAGGAtcacaatcgctaaccaacgaCAAGCGATCATCTCACCTagcggagaacaataaaggactggctgacaacttgaataccttctaccacagatttgaaaaggacactttcacactccacacccacccagccacatCACCAATGGCCACCATTACACCTGACTTCCCCTTCTGCATTTAAGTGAAAgtgtctttaaacaacaaaagctcaacaaagcggcaggcccggacagGGTGCCTCCTACATGAACGTCTGTGcagaccagcttgctccagttgTTAcgcagatcttcaatagatctttggaactgtgtgaagtcccatcctgcctcaaacactccaccatcatcccagtccccaagaaaactGCAATTCCAGgactaaatgactacaggcctgtcaccctgAGATCTGTgctcatgaagtcctttgaacgcctcatgctgGGCCACCTCAAGAGcctcacaggacccctgctggacccccagCAGTTTTCTTAcggagcaaacaggtctgtggatgacgcagtcaacatgggactgcacttcatcctggaacacctcacaagGACCTACGCGAGGTtcttgttcgtggacttcaacTCTGCGTtcaactcctctcctccaagcttctccagctcagcttcTTGCATGCCGTCTGCCAGTGGATCTACATTTTCCTGACGGGctggacacagcaggtgaggcggGGGGACACCACCTAAGCCACACGCACCATCACCACCGGGGGCCCCCCAGGCATGTGTCCTCTtttcgctgctcttctctctacgCTCCAGCTACCAGAAAAATATTCCTTAgatgtcttgtaacatacttggccaataaagttgATTCTGATATCGATACAAATTCTGCTGGTTTATGCCCTCAAAagtctttgtttattttaaccttGTGCTGTGGTCTGCACAACAAACTGGGTCTCCAGGGCActcagattaaaaataaaacaagttaaTAGCAACTGAGTGAAATGTGAGCATCGTGAGTCATATTCTGAAGGGAATAAACAGTTAAGAATATAGGAACGTACTAAACGTCCCATAAATAACCATTGTAGCacttaaaataacatttggtCAACAAGAGGAGCACTACGGGATTATAATGAACAGTCACCTTAAAATCACTAGATTATTTTTAGTGGAAAAAATGTGTATTGCGACAGGAAACGGACACAGCTAACTTTCCTTCTACACCAGGCAAACATTGTGTAGTCTGGATTGGTTCCATCTGGCCTCTCGGATGTTTGCCCCGTTGCTAGGGTTGATGTAATGGAAGGCCCTTTTTCGGCTGCACAACACGAGAAGAGGAGGGAAATGTcagcatgtttgtgtgtatttagaCTCGTATCATTGTTCTTTTTGTGTGTATCGACTCTACAAAGTAGTTTTCTTAGTGTGCCCATCGTGAGATGTCGACAGGAGTGAAGGAGAGTTCAGGAAAATGTCCTTTATGTCAGTGTTCAAAAATGTCGCGTCAAGCAAGGCGATGAGAGAGTATGGCCTGTCATACTCGGGGCCACCTACTTGGATGCAATAACAAACCTCCATAGCAACGGGGTGCATTTACTCACTTGCGCATCCAGGCGTGCCGTTACTAGTGGAAAGTTTCTTTTGGGGAATTTCTCTACTTGTAAGAAACACAGATGCAGAAAAAAGTCATTATATAATCCCAAATGTGAACAAAGGAAAATCACTGAATCCAGCTGTTTGTCTTTAAGATAAAGAAACTTCTTGCCAAGGACGTCGTGTACAGTAATGGCTGACCACGCTAACTGGGGTCAACTTCCATTTAATGCACAGTCGTTAGCCTGTCACTTTCTAAAAGGGTGTTGTGCCATCTGTTTGGCTCTGTCCAGGTTGAGGAAACACAAAGTCaccctgtgtgatattttacaCCAGGGAGGGCTGTGTTGCCCACTGCAACCTTCTGAGATTAGTTTATGACTCTAATAGCAGCACTTTAGAAAGGTTGGTCAAAATAGCTTATCTCCATACCGCCATATGACGATGTATTTTAAATAGGCGGAGGTTGTCAGGGCAA contains these protein-coding regions:
- the synm gene encoding synemin; protein product: MLPSRRTFEADKQQQQQQLQHLNGRMAQYLTRTQQLERENARLLAEIQQLRQARVAEREPRYKAEVRELRRTTERVALEKSRAEMERQRLCGELETLRSLCGQQSDACRDVGGELQGREKELRTARRDNALLQRRLAELQREYAFLEETHRQQMGQLRRQVDSQVNAHVVTESYRGVPAASMEGVQEYARGMSEGWIQTFEMYQQKVEEMERAIQEDQAMLGDLQREKMMHISELDKLRTDAEKQGQLQMRLEEQLLHMQEKFSRDMDEYQIIIDQLERERNGMAEAIAQRVQDHQHLLRVKMDMGMEVAAYRALLEGERVGLQDAHRRMNEHQRERLIDIKIPGQPYTPRTSTATRKRMDIRFTPSVSNMRRSPAASSGSSSPSRAIPISVASRAQHQSPVSRRDMVSFTKARAATSTTVPKDKEVVESERQSPKLQKTKTIKHDSQEETQTSSIKSSAATTSGIMLSPPRRNLNTKPEMESSMKGEDDPAIGKLHESESKDEGKSKSLTESSERKALNSVSVEEIIEKVIKPAGLEAKVCSSGESKITYHVEKTEQGDGSMKTQIVLQSKVEEEVDVSEDSALDQLLSQGVKKVSLEDIDDTETGSMIRNLLSGLQGEVTLQNKSVNVEIIEQPVESYDEEVNEKSRSYFNESSTYFQIEEMEEDQGTQVEKSGDDAMKRSHCGSFQVQEESESLYFTQDQEPAEYFVSTPDDNLSEPEEGCGITSYGHYGMVDDLSDERYYQDDRLPQTGTVREENEYRFMSDRSFLKESIPECIIEEEIRVSPIVQESMLELLREDSCEPKEQLRGALEKLQDSVSGPLKAELAFFTKLSSENPQNVAVDIKKVQQSSDSGTTTIVAELNVSQTLEDSGLLDDDNLSEEQIMAALSSSNLGSALEGRAGEGYSFRISKEQHVVLSEDLDFAREGESSSLVKLGPPERSFATAQEAHCSHTDSSSDQE